The proteins below are encoded in one region of Bosea sp. BIWAKO-01:
- a CDS encoding DMT family transporter, translating into MASPPAAPPPAMGTREWLLLLVLSLLWGGSFFFAKVAVTEWPPLAVVLARVALAAAVLHVAVRALGLTMAVGGRMWLAFFGMGLLNNLIPFGLIFWGQTQIGAGLAAILNATTPVFGVVVAHLFGSNEKATPLKIAGVLAGVAGVAILMGPDVISGLGNALLPQLACLAAALSYGFAGLYGRRFRELPPLVTATGQLSATTVMTVPLVLILAPPWLLPLPSNGAIGSLVGLALLSTALAYVIFFQIMRRAGGSNAMLVTFLVPVSAILLGVGLLGEALLPRHFLGMAAIFLGLALIDGRLFRRRKGPHPKESRG; encoded by the coding sequence ATGGCCTCTCCCCCCGCCGCCCCGCCGCCCGCGATGGGTACGCGCGAATGGCTGCTGCTGCTCGTGCTTTCGCTGCTCTGGGGCGGCTCCTTCTTCTTCGCCAAGGTCGCGGTGACGGAATGGCCGCCACTCGCCGTGGTGCTGGCGCGGGTCGCCCTTGCCGCAGCCGTGCTCCATGTCGCCGTGCGCGCGCTTGGACTGACGATGGCGGTGGGCGGCCGGATGTGGCTCGCCTTCTTCGGCATGGGCCTGCTCAACAACCTCATCCCCTTCGGCCTGATCTTCTGGGGGCAGACGCAGATCGGCGCTGGCCTCGCCGCGATCCTGAATGCGACGACCCCAGTCTTCGGCGTGGTCGTCGCTCATCTTTTCGGGAGCAACGAGAAGGCCACGCCACTGAAGATCGCCGGCGTGCTGGCCGGTGTCGCCGGTGTCGCCATCCTGATGGGCCCGGATGTGATCAGTGGGCTCGGCAATGCATTGCTTCCACAGCTCGCCTGCCTGGCGGCCGCACTCTCCTATGGTTTTGCCGGCCTCTATGGTCGCCGGTTCCGGGAGCTCCCGCCCCTGGTGACGGCAACGGGCCAGCTCAGCGCCACCACGGTCATGACCGTGCCGCTGGTCCTGATCCTCGCCCCGCCATGGCTCCTGCCGTTGCCATCCAATGGCGCAATCGGCTCACTTGTCGGGCTCGCCCTGCTCTCGACGGCCCTCGCCTATGTCATCTTCTTCCAGATCATGCGGCGCGCCGGCGGCAGCAATGCCATGCTGGTGACCTTCCTCGTGCCGGTCAGTGCCATCCTGCTCGGCGTCGGTCTGCTCGGGGAAGCCCTGCTGCCGCGGCATTTCCTCGGCATGGCAGCGATTTTCCTCGGCCTCGCCCTCATCGACGGACGGCTCTTCCGGCGCCGCAAGGGCCCTCATCCCAAGGAAAGCCGCGGCTAG
- a CDS encoding LysR family transcriptional regulator, translated as MDVRQLRCFIAVAEELHFGRAAERLGLAPPALSRQISTLEDELGVSLLTRTTRQVALTRAGLLMLEEAKGILVKMEHASRAVREASLASSKVLRVGAIDAASSSFVPQALVAFRERHPGIEIKFVEAMTAALIQMLEAGKLDIALVRPPRKPTDCAFEILRVERPIVVLNESHPLAARESLTMNDLIGEPFVVPSKRIRPFAYDLVMAYFESVGSVPNVTIEATEKPAMMSAVAAGLGMALAPDWVSRLTFPGVTMRRLRGALLDPPPPGALVGVAWRPHQKLAARDDFLNILRESVTLIDEKNVLPFTMPVKKLKRAAQTARPQTGGA; from the coding sequence ATGGATGTTCGGCAACTGCGATGCTTCATCGCGGTGGCGGAGGAACTGCATTTCGGCCGCGCGGCTGAAAGGCTTGGCCTCGCACCGCCCGCGCTTTCGCGCCAGATCAGCACGTTGGAAGACGAGTTGGGCGTCAGCCTGCTTACGCGCACGACACGTCAAGTCGCGCTGACCCGCGCCGGCCTGCTGATGCTCGAGGAAGCCAAGGGCATCCTCGTCAAGATGGAACACGCCTCTCGCGCCGTGCGCGAAGCCTCGCTCGCCTCGAGCAAAGTGTTGCGGGTGGGCGCGATCGATGCCGCCTCCTCCAGCTTCGTTCCGCAAGCTCTCGTCGCCTTCCGCGAACGTCACCCGGGTATCGAGATCAAATTTGTCGAAGCCATGACCGCGGCGCTGATCCAGATGCTGGAAGCCGGCAAGCTCGACATCGCGCTGGTGCGTCCGCCGCGCAAGCCGACAGACTGCGCATTCGAGATCTTGCGTGTCGAACGGCCGATCGTGGTGCTCAACGAGAGCCATCCTCTCGCCGCCCGCGAGAGCCTGACGATGAACGACCTGATCGGCGAGCCGTTCGTCGTTCCGTCCAAGCGGATCCGGCCCTTCGCCTATGATCTCGTGATGGCCTATTTCGAAAGCGTCGGCTCGGTACCGAACGTGACGATCGAGGCCACCGAAAAGCCTGCCATGATGTCTGCGGTCGCCGCGGGGCTCGGCATGGCGCTCGCTCCCGACTGGGTCTCGCGCCTGACCTTCCCGGGTGTGACAATGCGCCGTCTGCGCGGCGCATTGCTCGATCCGCCGCCGCCCGGCGCCCTTGTCGGCGTCGCCTGGCGTCCACACCAGAAGCTCGCGGCGCGCGACGACTTCCTGAACATTCTTCGCGAAAGCGTGACGTTGATCGACGAGAAGAACGTCCTGCCGTTCACAATGCCTGTCAAAAAACTGAAGCGTGCGGCCCAGACCGCCAGACCCCAGACTGGAGGAGCCTGA
- a CDS encoding tripartite tricarboxylate transporter TctB family protein produces MSLNTIERAQGLRVRSQQDLAAGLFMILLAVVALFLASDLPMGSLRQIGPGMLPKAFAVICAGLGVLLALSSLRYNGEKLSGWSWRGVIFVLGGAVVFGLTIRGFDLGPIKVPQLGLVVSGPLVVLISGLAADDRKIKELVIFALVMTTFCALLFKYALGLPIPLAPWLLGI; encoded by the coding sequence ATGAGCTTGAATACCATTGAACGCGCGCAGGGGCTGCGTGTCCGTTCGCAACAGGATCTGGCCGCCGGGCTGTTCATGATCCTCCTCGCCGTCGTGGCGCTGTTCCTCGCCAGCGATCTGCCGATGGGGTCGCTGCGGCAGATCGGGCCGGGCATGCTGCCGAAAGCCTTCGCCGTGATCTGCGCCGGGCTCGGCGTGCTGCTGGCCCTGAGTTCGCTGCGTTATAACGGCGAGAAGCTCTCGGGCTGGTCCTGGCGCGGCGTCATCTTCGTGCTCGGCGGTGCGGTCGTCTTCGGCCTCACCATTCGCGGCTTCGATCTGGGGCCGATCAAGGTCCCGCAGCTCGGCCTCGTCGTATCCGGCCCCCTCGTCGTGCTGATCTCCGGCCTGGCCGCGGATGATCGCAAGATCAAGGAACTGGTGATCTTCGCGCTCGTCATGACGACCTTCTGCGCGCTGCTGTTCAAATATGCATTGGGCCTGCCGATCCCCCTGGCGCCCTGGCTGTTGGGGATCTGA
- a CDS encoding tripartite tricarboxylate transporter permease: MSEMIAHLQLGFGVALSLQNIALAFAGCLVGTLIGVLPGVGPIATIAMLLPITFGLDPVGALIMLAGIYYGAQYGGSTTAILVNIPGEATAVVTTLDGHQMAKQGRAGVALGTAALGSFFAGCVATLIIAALGAPLTKLALLFGPAEYFSLMVMGLCFAVVLARGSILKAFCMIMLGLLLSTIGTDLETGQERMTFGFPPLSDGIDFAVLAMGVFGFAEVLRNLENPETRDVVRAKIGRLLPDWNDIKQSFLPVVRGTAIGGILGILPGNGAVLGPFASYTVEKKIAKDPSRFGRGAIEGVAGPESANNAGAQTAFIPLLTLGIPPNAVMALMVGAMTIHGIIPGPQVMTKNPELFWGMIASMWIGNLMLLIINLPLVGVWVKLLQVPYRLMFPAILIFCCIGIYSVNNQPVDVAFTALFGLFGYILIKLGFEPAPMLLGFVLGKLMEEKLRQALIISRGSFMTFIERPISGGLLAVAVIILIIALLPSISKKRDEVFTE; this comes from the coding sequence ATGAGTGAAATGATTGCACATCTGCAGCTCGGCTTCGGCGTCGCGCTCTCGCTGCAGAATATCGCACTCGCCTTCGCCGGCTGCCTCGTCGGCACGCTGATCGGCGTGCTGCCCGGCGTCGGGCCGATCGCCACCATCGCCATGCTGCTGCCGATCACCTTCGGCCTCGATCCTGTCGGCGCTCTGATCATGCTGGCCGGCATCTATTACGGCGCCCAGTATGGCGGCTCGACCACGGCGATCCTGGTCAATATCCCCGGCGAGGCGACGGCGGTCGTCACCACCCTCGACGGTCACCAGATGGCCAAGCAGGGCCGCGCCGGCGTCGCGCTCGGAACCGCAGCCCTCGGCTCCTTCTTCGCCGGCTGCGTCGCAACCTTGATCATCGCCGCGCTCGGCGCGCCCCTGACCAAGCTCGCGCTCTTGTTCGGCCCGGCCGAGTATTTCTCCTTGATGGTCATGGGTCTTTGCTTCGCAGTCGTTCTTGCGCGCGGCTCGATCCTCAAGGCCTTCTGCATGATCATGCTGGGCCTGCTGCTCTCGACGATCGGCACCGATCTGGAGACAGGACAAGAGCGGATGACCTTCGGCTTCCCGCCTTTGTCCGACGGTATCGACTTCGCCGTGCTTGCAATGGGCGTGTTCGGTTTCGCCGAGGTGCTCAGGAACCTCGAGAATCCCGAGACGCGCGATGTCGTGCGCGCCAAGATCGGCCGTCTGCTGCCGGACTGGAACGACATCAAGCAGTCGTTTTTGCCCGTCGTACGCGGCACGGCCATCGGCGGTATTCTCGGCATCCTGCCGGGCAATGGCGCGGTGCTGGGTCCGTTCGCGAGCTACACGGTCGAGAAGAAGATCGCCAAGGACCCCTCGCGATTCGGCCGCGGCGCCATCGAAGGCGTGGCAGGTCCGGAATCGGCCAATAATGCCGGCGCACAGACGGCCTTCATCCCGCTGCTCACGCTTGGCATCCCGCCGAATGCGGTGATGGCGCTGATGGTCGGCGCGATGACCATCCACGGCATCATCCCCGGCCCGCAGGTCATGACCAAGAACCCAGAGTTGTTCTGGGGCATGATCGCGTCGATGTGGATCGGCAACCTGATGCTGTTGATCATCAACCTGCCGCTGGTCGGTGTCTGGGTGAAGCTGCTTCAGGTGCCTTACCGCCTGATGTTCCCGGCGATCCTGATCTTCTGCTGCATCGGCATCTACTCGGTAAACAACCAGCCGGTCGACGTCGCCTTCACCGCGCTGTTCGGCCTGTTCGGCTACATCCTGATCAAGCTCGGCTTCGAGCCTGCCCCGATGCTGCTCGGCTTCGTGCTCGGCAAGTTGATGGAGGAGAAGCTGCGGCAGGCGCTGATCATCTCGCGCGGCTCGTTCATGACCTTCATCGAACGGCCGATCTCCGGCGGCCTGCTGGCTGTCGCCGTGATCATTCTGATCATCGCCTTGCTGCCGTCGATCTCGAAGAAGCGCGACGAGGTGTTCACCGAATGA
- a CDS encoding tripartite tricarboxylate transporter substrate-binding protein codes for MKKLVLGLATTVALALTGSAQAQSKYPEKPITMIVPFAAGGPTDIIARIVGENMSKTLGQQVVIENVAGAGGTTGITRALTATPDGYTIAMGHLGTFSAAPATYPGLKYDPINGMQPIGLAGGTPILIVARKNFEPKDLKEFVAYVKANTDKVNEAHAGVGSVSWTTCTLLKGQLGVPKLNAVAYRGTGPALNDLVSGQIDFMCDQIVSVAEQVKADTIKAYAIASAERSPALPNVPTTKEAGLPEYQIEAWNGIAAPKGTPKEVVDRLVDALDKALKDEGVKKRLLDLGTVMPSATERTPAGFGALIKRDADKLSPTLAAAPK; via the coding sequence ATGAAGAAACTCGTACTTGGCTTGGCTACTACGGTTGCGCTCGCCCTCACCGGCAGCGCGCAGGCCCAGTCGAAATATCCGGAGAAGCCGATCACCATGATCGTGCCCTTCGCCGCCGGCGGCCCGACCGACATCATCGCCCGCATCGTCGGCGAGAACATGTCGAAGACGCTCGGCCAGCAGGTCGTGATCGAGAACGTGGCGGGCGCCGGCGGCACGACCGGCATCACCCGCGCCCTGACCGCGACGCCCGACGGCTACACCATTGCGATGGGCCATCTCGGCACCTTCTCGGCTGCGCCGGCAACCTATCCCGGCCTGAAATACGACCCGATCAACGGCATGCAGCCGATCGGCCTCGCCGGTGGCACGCCGATCCTGATCGTCGCCCGCAAGAATTTCGAGCCGAAGGACCTGAAGGAGTTCGTCGCCTATGTGAAGGCGAACACCGACAAGGTGAACGAGGCCCATGCCGGCGTCGGATCGGTCTCCTGGACGACCTGCACCCTGCTCAAGGGCCAGCTCGGGGTGCCGAAACTGAACGCCGTCGCCTATCGCGGCACGGGCCCTGCCCTGAACGATCTCGTCTCCGGCCAGATCGATTTCATGTGCGACCAGATCGTCAGCGTCGCCGAGCAGGTCAAGGCCGATACGATCAAGGCCTATGCGATCGCCTCGGCCGAACGCTCTCCTGCCCTGCCGAACGTGCCGACCACCAAGGAAGCCGGGCTGCCCGAATATCAGATCGAGGCCTGGAACGGCATCGCCGCGCCGAAGGGCACGCCGAAGGAGGTCGTCGACCGGCTCGTCGATGCGCTCGACAAGGCGCTGAAGGACGAAGGCGTCAAGAAGCGCCTGCTCGATCTCGGCACCGTGATGCCGAGCGCCACGGAGCGCACGCCCGCCGGTTTCGGCGCGCTGATCAAGCGTGACGCCGACAAGCTCAGCCCGACCCTGGCGGCGGCACCGAAGTAA
- a CDS encoding ureidoglycolate lyase: MIENIALTIEPLTAESFAPYGRLLAPEGARDAGREGYDIWIKPFSAESQVRLQIVRYHARPFVVRVMERHLHVTETRMPLGGPSAVLVVAPREADIPTAANLRAFRIERTGLLLHRGTWHSIDAYPESGTHADFLFLSEEATVSELFDTPNSPPRRTEVVDLGKRDIHVVIDVSR; encoded by the coding sequence ATGATCGAGAACATCGCCCTCACCATCGAGCCCCTCACCGCCGAGAGCTTCGCGCCCTATGGCCGACTGCTCGCGCCCGAGGGGGCCCGCGATGCCGGCCGCGAGGGCTATGACATCTGGATCAAGCCGTTCAGCGCCGAGAGCCAGGTCCGGCTCCAGATCGTGCGCTATCACGCCCGCCCCTTCGTCGTGCGGGTCATGGAACGGCATCTTCATGTCACTGAAACGCGAATGCCGCTGGGAGGACCATCCGCCGTCCTCGTGGTCGCACCGCGCGAGGCAGATATCCCGACGGCTGCGAATCTGCGTGCCTTCCGCATCGAGCGAACCGGCCTCCTGCTGCATCGCGGCACCTGGCATTCGATCGACGCCTATCCTGAGTCAGGCACGCATGCCGATTTTCTCTTCCTCTCCGAAGAGGCGACCGTAAGCGAGCTCTTCGACACCCCGAACAGCCCCCCGCGAAGGACCGAAGTCGTCGACCTCGGCAAGCGAGACATTCACGTCGTGATCGACGTTAGTCGTTGA
- a CDS encoding DUF1236 domain-containing protein yields the protein MIKKLLIAAAIAATPAMALAQTDTAPKGGAVGGAASGAVSGAVGGAVVGGPVGAVVGGVGGAVVGAIIGDVTTPRFRQYVVEQQVPSYTYAEPVAVGTVLPEQGVVYRQVPAEYGAPNYRYTVINNRAVLVEPQTRRIVQVIE from the coding sequence ATGATCAAGAAGCTCCTTATTGCTGCTGCTATCGCTGCAACTCCTGCGATGGCCCTTGCCCAGACGGATACGGCGCCGAAGGGCGGCGCGGTCGGCGGCGCCGCCAGCGGGGCGGTGAGCGGCGCCGTCGGTGGCGCGGTTGTCGGCGGTCCAGTCGGTGCTGTTGTCGGCGGAGTCGGCGGCGCGGTGGTCGGTGCGATCATCGGCGACGTGACGACACCGCGCTTCCGCCAGTATGTCGTCGAGCAGCAGGTCCCGTCCTACACCTATGCCGAACCCGTTGCCGTCGGCACGGTCCTGCCGGAGCAGGGTGTGGTCTACCGCCAGGTGCCGGCGGAGTATGGCGCTCCGAACTATCGCTACACGGTCATCAATAACCGCGCCGTCCTGGTCGAGCCGCAGACTCGCCGTATCGTCCAGGTGATCGAATAA
- the upp gene encoding uracil phosphoribosyltransferase: MHSDGVTVVDHPLVQHKLTLMREKDRSTKSFRQLLNEIGMLLCYEVTRDLPTELIEIETPLTKSMQPIIAGKKLVFAPILRAGVGFLDGMLELVPAARVAHIGLYRDPDTLQAVEYYFKAPSDIADRMIVVMDPMLATANSAVAAMDRLKERGAKDLRFVCLLASPEGVARLRGAHPDVRIWTAAIDERLNEHGYIVPGLGDAGDRMFGTR, translated from the coding sequence ATGCATTCCGACGGCGTCACCGTGGTCGACCATCCGCTGGTCCAGCACAAGCTGACGCTGATGCGGGAGAAGGATCGCTCGACCAAGAGCTTCCGGCAGCTCTTGAACGAGATCGGCATGCTGCTCTGCTACGAGGTCACGCGCGACCTGCCGACCGAGCTGATCGAGATCGAGACGCCGCTGACCAAGAGCATGCAGCCGATCATCGCCGGCAAGAAGCTGGTCTTCGCGCCAATCCTGCGCGCCGGCGTCGGCTTCCTCGATGGCATGCTGGAACTCGTCCCGGCCGCCCGCGTCGCTCATATCGGGCTTTATCGCGATCCTGATACGCTCCAGGCGGTCGAGTATTATTTCAAGGCCCCGTCAGACATTGCCGACCGCATGATCGTGGTCATGGACCCGATGTTGGCCACGGCGAACTCGGCCGTGGCGGCGATGGATCGGTTGAAGGAGCGCGGTGCCAAGGACCTTCGCTTCGTTTGCCTGCTGGCATCGCCGGAAGGGGTCGCACGTCTGCGCGGTGCTCACCCGGATGTGCGCATCTGGACGGCTGCGATCGACGAGCGCCTGAACGAACACGGCTATATCGTGCCGGGCCTCGGCGATGCCGGCGACCGCATGTTCGGCACGCGCTGA
- a CDS encoding URC4/urg3 family protein — MPDRDPEAVRRLLKPAAIRERAQEMLQLGLEGRLLHFSVHPERLAACADYVLDTIRANYPTLDIPFHARWRHFVVGGMDRWNMLERGAHFPDAGARGRAAYDLAVVSVLLDAGAGPAWSYHDKVTGKPIGRSEGLALASLDMFATGLFSSDAADPLRADSEALKRLDTEALAAGFQAGQANPLLALEGRAALLNRLGEELERQGLTRPGDLFDRFFETASGGSIRASHILAEVLGTFGGIWPSRLTVAGIALGDTWRHPLIAPDASTAGLVPFHKLSQWLSYSLIEPLQWAGITVVDIDDLTGLPEYRNGGLFLDLGVITLKHADDAARSHEVASPLVVEWRALTVALLDQLGALIRERLDRSRDELPLAKVLEGGTWAAGRRIAREKRGDGGPPLTIVSDGTVF; from the coding sequence ATGCCCGACCGTGACCCCGAGGCTGTCCGCCGGCTCCTGAAGCCCGCCGCAATCCGAGAGCGGGCGCAGGAAATGCTCCAGCTCGGCCTTGAGGGCCGCCTGCTGCATTTCTCCGTGCATCCCGAGCGGCTGGCGGCCTGCGCGGACTATGTCCTCGACACGATCCGGGCAAATTATCCGACGCTGGACATCCCCTTCCACGCGCGCTGGCGCCATTTCGTGGTCGGCGGCATGGATCGCTGGAACATGCTTGAGCGCGGGGCGCATTTCCCGGATGCCGGGGCGCGAGGCCGCGCGGCCTACGATCTCGCGGTCGTCAGCGTTCTGCTCGATGCCGGTGCGGGCCCCGCCTGGAGTTATCACGACAAGGTGACGGGCAAGCCGATCGGCCGATCGGAAGGCCTGGCGCTCGCCTCGTTAGACATGTTCGCTACGGGGCTGTTCTCGAGCGACGCGGCGGATCCCCTGCGCGCCGACAGCGAGGCGCTGAAACGGCTCGACACCGAGGCGCTCGCCGCCGGTTTCCAGGCCGGACAGGCCAATCCCCTGCTTGCACTTGAAGGGCGGGCCGCATTGTTGAACCGACTCGGCGAGGAACTCGAACGTCAGGGCCTGACACGACCGGGCGACCTCTTCGATCGCTTCTTCGAGACGGCGTCGGGCGGCTCGATTCGCGCCTCCCACATCCTGGCCGAGGTGCTCGGCACCTTTGGCGGCATCTGGCCGTCACGACTGACGGTCGCCGGAATTGCCTTGGGCGATACCTGGCGTCATCCGCTGATCGCTCCGGATGCCTCCACGGCCGGGCTCGTGCCGTTCCACAAGCTCTCGCAATGGCTCTCCTATTCGCTGATCGAACCGCTGCAATGGGCCGGCATCACCGTCGTCGATATCGATGACCTCACCGGCCTGCCCGAGTATCGCAATGGCGGGCTGTTCCTCGACCTGGGCGTGATCACGCTCAAGCATGCGGATGATGCGGCGCGTAGTCACGAGGTCGCCTCGCCGCTCGTGGTCGAATGGCGGGCACTCACGGTGGCCCTGCTCGATCAGTTGGGTGCGCTCATTCGGGAGCGGCTTGATCGCTCGCGGGACGAACTTCCGCTCGCCAAGGTTCTCGAGGGCGGGACCTGGGCAGCCGGACGGCGGATCGCGCGAGAAAAACGCGGGGATGGCGGGCCGCCCTTGACCATCGTCAGCGATGGCACGGTATTCTGA
- a CDS encoding GTP cyclohydrolase II has translation MNSQNRTTHIRLTSHPEPGSAATRFPIRWGAETAVERGPIIASTTNPADRNVIGAHGGSYSVYRALAISARAMNPSQRPDLTNTQPTTDILPQPQWAEPGKIVSLDPYGHRVAQDFGRLIAEGVDIRPTIAITKARLNLPEILAAMAGHRLAADEGILHKSGDISVTKIAIDPVWHLPGIAERFGTSEQDLRRTLFEQTGGMYPELVTRPDLHVFLPPIGSITCYVIGDIAAITDPKRRVACRVHDECNGSDVFGSDICTCRPYLVHGIEEAVKEAQGGGVGLIVYNRKEGRALGEVTKFLVYNARKRQEGGDSAATYFERTECVAGVQDARFQQLMPDVLHWLGVTRIDRLMSMSNMKYDAMVQSGIEIGERVAIPPELIPPDASVEIEAKKAAGYYSPEGTPGDNMLKATVGRDLDKF, from the coding sequence ATGAATTCGCAGAACCGGACCACTCATATCCGCCTGACTTCGCATCCCGAGCCTGGCAGCGCGGCGACGCGCTTCCCGATCCGATGGGGTGCGGAAACCGCCGTCGAGCGCGGCCCGATCATTGCGTCGACCACGAACCCGGCCGACCGCAACGTCATAGGAGCCCATGGCGGCTCCTACTCGGTCTATCGTGCGCTTGCGATCTCGGCGCGCGCCATGAACCCGTCGCAGCGCCCGGACCTGACGAACACGCAGCCGACCACCGACATTCTGCCACAGCCGCAATGGGCTGAACCCGGCAAGATCGTCTCGCTGGACCCTTACGGCCATCGGGTCGCACAGGATTTCGGGCGACTGATTGCCGAGGGCGTCGATATCCGGCCGACCATCGCCATCACCAAGGCGCGGCTGAACCTGCCGGAGATTCTCGCGGCGATGGCTGGCCACAGGCTCGCCGCCGATGAGGGTATCCTGCACAAGTCCGGCGATATCAGCGTTACCAAGATCGCGATCGACCCTGTCTGGCACCTGCCGGGCATTGCCGAGCGCTTCGGTACGTCGGAGCAGGATTTGCGCCGCACGCTGTTCGAGCAGACCGGCGGCATGTACCCCGAACTCGTCACCCGGCCCGATCTGCACGTCTTCCTGCCGCCGATCGGCTCGATCACCTGCTATGTCATCGGCGATATCGCAGCGATCACCGATCCGAAGCGCAGGGTTGCTTGCCGTGTCCATGACGAATGCAACGGCTCGGATGTCTTCGGCTCCGATATCTGCACCTGCCGGCCCTATCTCGTGCATGGCATCGAGGAGGCGGTGAAGGAGGCGCAAGGCGGCGGCGTCGGCCTCATCGTCTACAACCGCAAGGAGGGCAGGGCGCTTGGCGAGGTGACCAAGTTCCTCGTCTACAATGCCCGCAAGCGCCAGGAGGGTGGCGATTCCGCTGCGACCTATTTCGAGCGCACCGAATGCGTCGCGGGCGTGCAGGATGCCCGCTTCCAGCAATTGATGCCGGATGTGCTGCATTGGCTCGGTGTCACGCGCATCGACCGATTGATGTCGATGTCGAACATGAAATACGACGCCATGGTGCAGTCGGGCATAGAGATCGGCGAGCGCGTTGCCATTCCGCCGGAGCTGATCCCACCCGATGCCTCGGTCGAGATCGAGGCCAAGAAGGCAGCCGGCTACTACTCGCCGGAGGGCACACCTGGCGACAACATGTTGAAGGCGACCGTCGGTCGCGACCTCGACAAGTTCTGA
- a CDS encoding Thivi_2564 family membrane protein, producing the protein MGLLISLLITILVIGLVLYLVRMLPMDAQIKNIVQIIVIIIGIISLLRYLAVF; encoded by the coding sequence ATGGGACTTCTGATTTCGCTTCTGATCACGATTCTGGTGATCGGTCTGGTGCTCTATCTCGTGCGCATGCTGCCCATGGATGCCCAGATCAAGAACATCGTCCAGATCATCGTCATCATCATCGGCATCATCTCGCTGCTGCGCTATCTCGCGGTCTTCTGA